In Thermotoga sp. Ku-13t, one genomic interval encodes:
- a CDS encoding branched-chain amino acid ABC transporter permease has protein sequence MLLNRIVLGLSSGSFYSLAAIGIVLIFKVTGLMNFAYGNMAMFMVYVTYTLVSLGLGPWSALVVVIAVSMLFGYAVERFTLRPLRKLSHGSMLIVTFGLLMILEGLATQIWGTQYRSLPELITGRPFVLRGSFGIVVFRRQDLLLLAVLVIVSLTIFLLYRFTKIGIAMRAVSENEKAAQLMGINPNRVISYSWMVGTAIGTLVAVLGAPRTYVAPTMMIYYQLQGFTAAVLGGFDSLLGAVCGGLALGVIENLIGGYISNELKTTLSLAIIVIILLIRPQGMFGSEEIRRV, from the coding sequence GTGCTCCTGAACAGGATCGTCCTTGGATTGTCGAGTGGAAGTTTTTATTCGCTCGCGGCGATCGGTATTGTGCTCATCTTCAAGGTGACAGGTTTGATGAACTTCGCGTACGGAAACATGGCCATGTTCATGGTGTACGTCACGTACACACTAGTTTCGTTGGGTCTCGGCCCCTGGTCCGCACTCGTCGTTGTGATAGCCGTCAGCATGCTCTTTGGTTATGCCGTGGAACGTTTCACCCTGAGACCCCTGCGGAAGCTTTCACACGGTTCCATGCTCATAGTCACCTTCGGACTGCTCATGATCCTGGAAGGGCTCGCGACGCAAATATGGGGCACGCAGTACAGATCGTTGCCAGAACTGATAACTGGTAGACCCTTCGTCTTGAGGGGTAGCTTCGGCATAGTTGTGTTCAGAAGGCAGGATTTACTTCTGCTCGCAGTCCTTGTGATCGTCTCTCTGACGATCTTTCTTCTGTACAGGTTCACCAAGATAGGCATCGCGATGCGCGCCGTCTCGGAGAACGAGAAGGCGGCCCAGTTGATGGGCATCAATCCGAACAGGGTGATCAGTTACTCTTGGATGGTTGGAACCGCCATCGGAACGCTGGTGGCCGTGCTTGGTGCTCCGAGAACTTACGTCGCTCCGACGATGATGATCTACTACCAGCTGCAGGGCTTCACCGCGGCCGTTCTGGGTGGTTTCGACAGCCTGCTGGGAGCCGTATGCGGAGGGCTCGCGCTGGGCGTGATAGAGAATCTGATAGGTGGTTACATAAGCAACGAGCTGAAGACGACGCTCTCTCTGGCGATCATCGTGATCATACTCTTGATCAGACCTCAGGGCATGTTCGGCAGTGAAGAGATCAGGAGAGTGTGA
- a CDS encoding alpha/beta fold hydrolase, which produces MKWLLLAVLFVVPLLPRISGFVLTLLNLTLIYSVAAMGLNLIMGYAGQISIGHAAFMSVGAYTSAILVQRFSVPIPFSILAAVIFGAIFGMILGFPALRLKGFYLAIVTMGFAVAIEQLFGALEKLTGGHIGMRNIKLFGSDAVSYYVNLVILLICFYLFRLIVAGKTGKALAAIRENELVARIFGVNLTYHKVVAFSVGSAFAALAGAQYAHTIGYIAPSLFGLSKSLDLLAMVVIGGLALEIGPFFGAALYTVLPFLFSRSGFSLSIIFGAILIITVLFMPRGIAYYAMNFWLMWGELPIVWLKRKLGKPFGKFVETSFGRIHYVEAGEGRPLICIHGNFGSLRWFEPILGKIQNFKTIALDLPNFGFSDRNTPSIETYTRAVEEFIERLNLNNVVVLAHSLGGAVGMKLALERPDLVEALILVDPCPIDGLPTPTENLAYLEFYRRNRSILRRSLYGLLKIVKDRKFVEQLVDDALKMNPDSVYAHAEELTKFNLTDRVADYRVKTLLVWGDMDPLLTREQMERTAKCLNAEFVVFNSLGHTPFVEAPVVFLEKVENFLKGV; this is translated from the coding sequence ATGAAATGGTTACTGCTCGCTGTCCTTTTCGTTGTGCCGCTTTTGCCCAGGATCAGTGGCTTTGTGTTGACTCTCTTGAACTTGACGCTGATTTATTCGGTGGCAGCGATGGGTCTGAACCTGATCATGGGCTATGCTGGACAGATCTCCATAGGTCATGCGGCTTTCATGAGTGTTGGTGCCTACACTTCTGCGATCCTCGTGCAACGCTTTTCCGTACCCATTCCTTTCTCGATCCTCGCCGCTGTAATCTTCGGAGCGATCTTCGGCATGATTTTAGGTTTTCCCGCGTTGAGATTGAAGGGTTTTTACCTGGCGATAGTGACGATGGGGTTCGCCGTGGCGATAGAGCAACTTTTCGGTGCCTTGGAGAAACTCACCGGCGGACACATCGGAATGAGGAACATCAAGCTCTTCGGTAGTGACGCGGTGAGTTATTACGTTAACCTCGTGATCCTTCTGATCTGTTTCTATCTGTTCCGACTCATCGTCGCTGGGAAAACGGGAAAGGCGCTCGCGGCGATCAGGGAAAACGAACTGGTTGCTCGCATCTTCGGTGTCAACCTGACCTATCACAAAGTTGTGGCGTTCAGCGTGGGTTCGGCATTCGCGGCGCTCGCCGGGGCCCAATACGCGCACACGATAGGTTACATAGCCCCGAGCCTCTTTGGCCTTTCCAAATCTCTGGATTTGCTCGCGATGGTGGTGATCGGTGGTTTAGCTTTAGAGATCGGACCGTTTTTCGGTGCGGCGCTGTACACCGTTCTTCCTTTCCTTTTCAGCAGGAGTGGTTTTTCGCTCTCGATAATCTTCGGAGCGATACTCATCATCACGGTTCTGTTCATGCCGCGTGGTATCGCTTATTACGCGATGAACTTCTGGTTGATGTGGGGAGAATTGCCCATCGTCTGGCTCAAGAGAAAGCTAGGAAAGCCATTCGGCAAGTTCGTTGAAACGTCGTTCGGGCGGATACACTACGTGGAAGCCGGTGAAGGAAGACCGCTGATATGCATCCACGGGAACTTCGGTTCGCTGAGATGGTTCGAACCCATTCTGGGGAAAATCCAGAATTTCAAAACCATCGCGCTGGACCTGCCGAACTTTGGTTTCTCCGACAGAAACACCCCGAGTATCGAAACCTACACTAGGGCTGTTGAAGAATTCATTGAAAGGCTCAATTTGAACAATGTCGTGGTTCTCGCGCACTCTCTCGGTGGAGCTGTGGGTATGAAGTTGGCTCTCGAAAGGCCAGATCTCGTCGAAGCTTTGATTTTAGTTGATCCGTGTCCTATCGATGGCTTACCCACACCGACTGAGAATCTTGCCTATCTGGAATTCTACAGGAGGAACAGATCGATCCTGAGAAGGTCTCTCTACGGTCTGTTGAAGATCGTGAAAGATAGAAAGTTCGTTGAGCAGCTGGTCGACGATGCTTTGAAAATGAATCCAGATTCGGTGTACGCGCACGCGGAGGAACTGACAAAGTTCAACCTCACAGACCGCGTGGCTGATTACCGTGTGAAAACGTTGCTGGTGTGGGGAGACATGGATCCACTGCTGACGCGCGAGCAGATGGAGAGAACGGCGAAGTGTTTGAATGCCGAGTTCGTTGTGTTCAACAGCCTGGGGCACACTCCATTCGTTGAAGCGCCGGTTGTTTTTCTGGAAAAAGTTGAAAACTTTTTGAAGGGGGTGTGA
- a CDS encoding ketoacyl-ACP synthase III, translating to MKYARIISSGRYVPGKIMTNQEFERLVHVTIDPYFTEQIGINHRHLSSEEETPTFMAAEAAKRALERINMKPEQIDLIIVGTDTPEAISPPDAARVQYLIGAHRAEPLAFNVNASCANGALLLDIASRYIALGDYRNVLVIGVYAMTKFLSWKYSWEALFSDGAGALILTAADEPGYLGSVARCDGSWWYNWGIYMGAGTMNLNGFERGLHKLDLRSAYPATVNEEGWPMLLNRLMQKCNFVKEDIGMIFFTQVRKKTIQKVMETMGLPEEKAHMIMHKYGYTGSACVYMAYDDAYDEGKLEGLQGKVIIFLTSGVGYQQVAVAFRM from the coding sequence ATGAAGTACGCCAGGATAATCTCTTCGGGCAGGTATGTACCCGGCAAGATCATGACGAACCAAGAATTCGAGCGACTGGTTCACGTCACGATCGATCCTTACTTCACCGAGCAGATCGGGATCAACCACAGACACCTCTCCAGTGAGGAAGAAACACCAACGTTCATGGCGGCCGAGGCTGCAAAGAGGGCGCTCGAAAGGATCAACATGAAACCGGAGCAGATCGACCTGATTATCGTCGGCACGGACACCCCGGAGGCCATTTCGCCACCGGATGCCGCGAGGGTTCAGTACCTGATCGGCGCGCACAGGGCCGAACCGTTAGCGTTCAACGTCAACGCTTCGTGTGCTAACGGAGCTCTGCTGCTGGACATCGCCTCGCGCTACATCGCACTGGGAGATTACAGGAACGTTCTGGTGATAGGCGTGTACGCCATGACTAAGTTTTTGAGCTGGAAATATTCGTGGGAGGCACTTTTCTCGGACGGAGCGGGCGCACTGATCCTCACCGCCGCCGACGAGCCAGGATATCTGGGAAGCGTTGCGCGGTGCGATGGTAGCTGGTGGTATAACTGGGGCATATACATGGGCGCGGGCACGATGAACCTCAACGGTTTCGAGAGAGGTTTACACAAGCTCGACCTGCGCTCGGCGTACCCGGCGACTGTGAACGAAGAAGGCTGGCCAATGCTTTTGAACCGTCTCATGCAGAAGTGTAATTTCGTGAAAGAAGACATTGGCATGATCTTCTTCACCCAGGTAAGGAAGAAGACCATACAGAAGGTCATGGAAACGATGGGTCTGCCAGAGGAGAAGGCGCACATGATCATGCACAAGTATGGTTACACAGGCTCCGCGTGCGTCTACATGGCTTACGACGATGCGTACGATGAGGGGAAACTCGAAGGATTACAAGGGAAAGTCATCATCTTCCTGACCTCTGGAGTGGGCTATCAACAGGTTGCGGTGGCGTTCAGAATGTGA
- a CDS encoding alpha/beta hydrolase → MFKTSDGVEIDYEFHPGQGDVVVFLNGIFMNMRSWDFLSRDLRDRYSLLLHNFRCQWSSSNGACSFERHVQDLKELCDFLKIDRFHLVGTSYGAEVGMLFAAEYPETVKSLVVITATARVTPHIRNCALRWRTGAETKDPTKFVISWLNDVYSEDFLDSHPELLNSIISRMEDFNYEGAVMLLDSFLRMERSPILEELGKIECPTLVVYAEYDRIKPPRFSHEIAAYIKNSVLVCVPDSGHAVVIEKPRTISYLVRAHLSSFA, encoded by the coding sequence ATGTTCAAGACTTCTGACGGTGTTGAGATCGATTACGAATTCCACCCGGGCCAGGGAGATGTGGTCGTTTTCTTGAACGGGATCTTCATGAACATGAGAAGCTGGGATTTTCTGTCCAGGGACCTCAGGGATCGCTACTCGCTGTTGCTGCACAATTTCAGATGCCAGTGGTCTTCATCGAACGGGGCATGTTCTTTCGAAAGGCACGTTCAGGATCTGAAAGAGCTCTGCGACTTTCTGAAGATAGATCGTTTCCACCTGGTCGGTACCTCGTACGGTGCGGAGGTTGGGATGCTCTTCGCGGCAGAATATCCTGAAACGGTCAAAAGCCTCGTGGTCATAACGGCCACAGCGCGTGTGACTCCCCACATCCGTAACTGTGCGTTGCGCTGGAGAACAGGAGCCGAGACGAAAGATCCCACCAAATTCGTGATCAGCTGGCTGAACGATGTCTACAGCGAAGATTTCCTGGACTCACACCCAGAACTTTTAAATTCCATCATTTCACGCATGGAGGACTTCAACTACGAAGGTGCCGTGATGTTGCTCGATTCTTTCCTCCGAATGGAGCGCTCACCGATTCTGGAAGAACTCGGAAAGATAGAGTGTCCCACGCTTGTGGTGTACGCCGAGTACGATAGAATCAAACCACCGCGGTTTTCACACGAAATCGCCGCGTACATCAAAAACTCCGTTCTCGTCTGCGTACCGGACTCGGGTCACGCCGTGGTGATAGAAAAACCAAGAACGATCTCTTACTTAGTCAGGGCGCATCTGAGTTCATTCGCCTGA
- the cutA gene encoding divalent-cation tolerance protein CutA: MVLIYTTFPSREDCVKVCKQLLEERKIACFNAFQVQSGYWWEGKMVEDQEWAAILKTDETREDEVFEALKKLHPYSTPAIICIEAKKVDRDYLDWLVSTISGE; encoded by the coding sequence ATGGTTCTGATTTACACCACCTTTCCCAGCAGGGAAGATTGTGTGAAGGTGTGCAAACAGCTGCTCGAAGAAAGAAAGATCGCGTGCTTCAACGCCTTTCAGGTTCAATCCGGTTACTGGTGGGAAGGGAAAATGGTGGAAGATCAAGAATGGGCGGCGATATTGAAAACCGATGAGACCAGAGAAGACGAAGTCTTCGAAGCTCTGAAGAAGCTTCATCCATACAGTACACCTGCGATCATCTGCATCGAGGCAAAGAAAGTGGACAGAGATTACCTCGACTGGCTGGTTTCAACGATCTCAGGCGAATGA
- a CDS encoding NAD(P)/FAD-dependent oxidoreductase yields MRIAVIGAGVVGSLIARELCRYDVEVLLIEKNLDVGWGVTKANSAILHAGYDDPVGSVRSRFCSVGNSMYTELSRELDFEIKRTGSYVLAFNDEEIAVLHRLLKQGEKNNVPGLELHDRDTILSREPRVNPEVKMGLWAPTAGITEPWMVAIAAVENALENGLKLFLNEEVVDFERQNGRIVGIVTNKAKHRVDVVINAAGLFADEIAKRVGAEFVPLHPRKGEYILLDKKLGSTVRSIIFPAPTEKSKGILVLPTIDGGLLLGPTAEDLPSDRKHDLSTTSQGLEAVKGFVLKLVPGIDFSMAVKTFAGLRPESPQKDFFIRASDSVKNFVNVMAMRSPGLTAAPAIARYVVEEILQQQLGLKFSPKRDFNPLRKGIKKYAELSVEEWQRAVKESPAAGRMVCFCNEVTEVEIIEAIRRGARTLDGVKFRTRAMFGRCQGGFCMSRILKILERELGLDASKIVLKSPSSWIIDGKVRE; encoded by the coding sequence TTGCGCATCGCGGTGATAGGTGCCGGTGTCGTGGGTTCTCTGATCGCGAGGGAACTGTGCAGGTACGATGTGGAAGTACTGCTCATAGAGAAGAACCTGGACGTGGGCTGGGGCGTCACGAAGGCCAACTCCGCGATCCTCCACGCCGGTTACGACGATCCTGTGGGCAGCGTGAGGTCGAGGTTCTGCAGCGTGGGAAATTCGATGTACACAGAGCTGTCGCGAGAATTGGATTTCGAAATCAAAAGGACAGGTTCCTACGTTCTTGCGTTCAACGATGAGGAGATCGCCGTTCTGCACAGACTTCTCAAGCAAGGTGAAAAGAACAACGTTCCAGGTCTCGAACTGCACGATCGTGACACGATCCTGTCGAGAGAGCCGAGGGTCAATCCGGAGGTGAAGATGGGGCTCTGGGCCCCGACGGCGGGCATAACCGAGCCCTGGATGGTCGCGATAGCCGCTGTGGAGAACGCACTCGAGAACGGCCTGAAACTTTTTCTGAACGAAGAGGTCGTCGATTTCGAAAGGCAGAATGGGAGGATCGTCGGAATCGTTACGAACAAAGCGAAGCACCGGGTGGACGTCGTCATCAACGCTGCAGGATTGTTCGCAGATGAAATCGCAAAGCGCGTCGGTGCTGAGTTTGTGCCTCTGCATCCGAGGAAGGGCGAATACATCCTGCTCGATAAAAAGCTTGGTAGCACTGTCAGATCCATCATTTTCCCCGCACCGACAGAGAAATCGAAAGGAATCCTCGTCTTACCCACAATAGATGGCGGTCTTCTCTTGGGTCCCACCGCTGAAGATCTTCCGAGCGACAGGAAGCACGATCTTTCGACGACGAGTCAGGGTCTTGAAGCGGTGAAGGGATTCGTTCTGAAACTCGTTCCGGGGATCGATTTTTCGATGGCGGTGAAAACCTTCGCGGGCTTAAGGCCTGAAAGCCCCCAGAAGGACTTCTTCATACGCGCAAGCGATTCTGTGAAAAATTTCGTCAACGTCATGGCAATGAGATCGCCTGGTTTAACCGCCGCCCCTGCGATAGCAAGATACGTCGTTGAGGAGATCTTGCAGCAACAGCTCGGATTGAAATTCTCCCCCAAAAGGGACTTCAATCCGCTGCGGAAGGGCATCAAGAAATACGCCGAACTGAGCGTTGAAGAATGGCAAAGGGCCGTGAAGGAAAGTCCCGCGGCGGGAAGGATGGTCTGTTTCTGCAACGAGGTGACCGAGGTGGAGATAATCGAGGCGATCAGGCGAGGTGCCAGAACGCTGGACGGTGTGAAGTTCAGGACGCGGGCTATGTTCGGTCGCTGTCAGGGTGGTTTCTGCATGAGCAGGATTCTGAAAATTCTGGAGAGGGAACTCGGTCTGGACGCGTCGAAGATCGTTCTCAAATCTCCCAGCAGCTGGATCATCGACGGGAAGGTGAGAGAATGA
- a CDS encoding FAD-dependent oxidoreductase, translating into MKTDVLVIGAGAAGMAAAIAAAKNGLKVIVAERDEITGGILNQCIHNGFGLHYFREELTGPEYAERFRERLSEYTDAIQVLTDCHVLKLNRDKKALLVSPKGVFELETKVVIYAAGARERPFGSLMIPGDRPSGIFTAGVAQRLMNIDNRKIGNRALIVGSGDIGMIMARRLTLEGTEVVGVVERLPYPGGLLRNVIQCLKDFNIPLYLSSTVVEVRGKERLEEVVVAKVDEQFRPIPGTEKIFKVDTLVLSVGLIPQVEMLDSLVSLDARTRGIACSSTGQSSCEWIFAAGNCTAIFDLVDYVTREGERAGEYASRYVIGERFTRGVPIVPGENVMLTFPNFYSDVDDLTLYVRCRKPMERAVLKVGSFERVFEDLIPSEMIVVKVPRQKLTGLGRIEVTLQEV; encoded by the coding sequence ATGAAGACCGACGTGCTCGTCATAGGTGCCGGGGCCGCCGGAATGGCAGCGGCGATCGCAGCGGCGAAAAACGGTTTGAAGGTGATCGTTGCGGAGAGGGACGAGATCACCGGTGGCATCCTGAACCAGTGCATCCACAACGGCTTCGGCCTGCATTATTTCAGGGAAGAGCTGACGGGTCCGGAATACGCAGAAAGGTTTCGCGAAAGGCTCAGTGAGTATACCGATGCGATACAGGTTCTGACCGACTGTCACGTGCTGAAACTGAACAGAGACAAGAAGGCTCTGCTCGTTTCACCGAAGGGTGTGTTCGAACTCGAAACGAAGGTCGTGATATACGCAGCCGGAGCGCGAGAAAGGCCCTTTGGTTCGCTGATGATACCTGGTGATAGGCCTTCTGGCATATTCACCGCTGGCGTGGCCCAGAGGTTGATGAACATAGATAACAGAAAGATCGGGAACAGGGCGCTCATCGTCGGTTCGGGCGACATCGGCATGATCATGGCAAGAAGGTTGACCCTGGAAGGAACAGAAGTGGTGGGAGTGGTTGAAAGGCTGCCTTATCCTGGGGGGTTGCTCAGGAACGTGATACAGTGCCTGAAGGATTTCAACATACCTTTGTATCTGTCGAGCACGGTGGTGGAAGTCAGGGGAAAAGAGAGACTGGAGGAGGTTGTCGTTGCCAAGGTGGACGAGCAGTTCAGGCCCATACCAGGTACAGAGAAGATCTTCAAAGTTGACACGCTCGTTCTCTCAGTGGGCCTCATACCACAGGTTGAGATGCTGGATAGCCTCGTATCGCTCGATGCAAGGACCAGGGGGATCGCCTGCTCCAGCACGGGTCAATCTTCCTGCGAGTGGATCTTCGCGGCCGGTAATTGCACGGCGATCTTCGATCTCGTCGATTACGTGACCAGGGAAGGCGAGCGCGCCGGCGAGTATGCTTCGCGCTACGTTATAGGTGAACGTTTCACTCGAGGCGTTCCGATCGTTCCGGGAGAGAACGTCATGCTCACCTTTCCGAATTTCTACAGCGACGTCGACGATCTGACTCTGTACGTCAGGTGCAGAAAGCCCATGGAAAGGGCCGTGCTCAAAGTCGGAAGTTTTGAAAGAGTGTTCGAAGATCTGATCCCGAGCGAAATGATCGTTGTGAAAGTCCCCAGGCAGAAGCTCACAGGACTCGGCAGGATCGAAGTGACGCTCCAGGAGGTGTGA
- a CDS encoding DUF1667 domain-containing protein — MEKIVCVLCPMGCKIKYEAVDGKIVSIEGNRCPRGIAYLEDELKEPKRIVPTSVKVLSGEMPLVSVKTSKPIPKRLIPQFMDLIKKVEVEAPVNVGDVILRNVLDSGADVVATRSVKRISSA; from the coding sequence ATGGAGAAAATCGTCTGTGTGCTGTGCCCGATGGGCTGTAAGATAAAGTACGAAGCCGTTGACGGGAAGATCGTTTCAATCGAAGGCAACCGCTGTCCGAGAGGCATCGCCTATCTGGAAGATGAACTGAAGGAGCCAAAGAGGATCGTGCCGACGAGCGTGAAAGTCCTCAGTGGTGAAATGCCGCTGGTGTCCGTGAAGACATCCAAACCCATCCCAAAAAGGTTGATTCCACAGTTCATGGATCTGATCAAAAAGGTTGAAGTCGAAGCACCCGTGAACGTGGGAGACGTCATCCTGAGGAACGTCCTCGACAGCGGTGCAGACGTGGTCGCGACGCGGAGCGTCAAGAGGATCAGCTCAGCTTAG
- a CDS encoding glycerol-3-phosphate responsive antiterminator yields the protein MVEGMKNEKYFAYPIVPALRNDEKLHRAADSPATSVFLLYGDLLELKRIVEFFHQRGKRVFVHLDLVKGLGKDESAVEYLKVEVGADGVITTKGNLIDVAKKVGLIPIQRVFLLDSQSLTTGISQVKTHRPEYIEVLPGLIPDLIQQILQETGIPVITGGLVKTAQQVLEALRKGAIAVSTSEESLWNLKLS from the coding sequence ATGGTTGAAGGTATGAAAAATGAGAAGTACTTCGCTTACCCAATCGTGCCGGCTCTGAGGAACGATGAAAAGTTGCATCGTGCAGCTGATAGTCCGGCAACCTCGGTATTTCTGCTCTACGGGGATCTGCTCGAACTGAAGCGTATCGTCGAATTCTTTCACCAACGTGGAAAGAGGGTCTTCGTGCATCTGGATCTGGTGAAGGGACTTGGTAAAGACGAGAGTGCGGTCGAATATCTCAAGGTTGAGGTGGGGGCGGACGGTGTGATAACCACGAAAGGAAACCTCATAGACGTTGCGAAGAAGGTTGGACTGATACCCATTCAGAGAGTCTTCCTGCTCGATTCCCAATCGCTTACCACCGGTATTTCGCAGGTAAAAACGCACAGGCCAGAATACATAGAGGTCCTTCCAGGATTGATACCCGACCTGATCCAGCAGATACTCCAGGAAACGGGTATACCCGTCATAACCGGGGGGCTCGTCAAGACCGCACAGCAGGTACTCGAAGCGCTCAGGAAAGGGGCGATCGCCGTCTCGACGAGTGAAGAGAGCCTGTGGAATTTGAAGCTAAGCTGA
- the glpK gene encoding glycerol kinase GlpK, translating to MEKRYVLALDQGTTSSRAILFDSQGNMVGMVNQEFPQIYPRPGWVEHDPYDILESQVSVVKKLLRNLNVEPQQIAAIGITNQRETTIVWDKKTGKPVYNAIVWQCRRTAGMCDEIKAQGLTDVIRSKTGLVVDAYFSATKIQWILKNVPGMMEKAKRGEIAFGTVDSWLIWNLTGGKVHATDVSNASRTMLFNINDLCWDEELLDMFGVPRSVLPEVCPSSYVYGVTEKEIFGVEIPIAADIGDQQAALFGQMCVHPGTMKNTYGTGCFILMNIGNKPVFSRSGLLTTVAWKVKDEVSYALEGSVFIAGAAIQWLRNELRMIESAAETEQLALSVPDSAGVYFVPAFVGLGAPHWDMYARGAMFGLTRGARKEHIVRAVLESIAYQTRDVVEVMCEECGTQLKTLRVDGGASKNNFLMQFQADILNVPVERPRVNETTALGAAYLAGLAVGYWENLSQIESQWQLDRRFVPSMDEERREELYRGWKKAVERAKGWLKV from the coding sequence ATGGAGAAACGTTACGTTCTCGCGCTCGATCAGGGTACGACCAGTTCACGAGCCATACTGTTCGATTCGCAGGGCAACATGGTTGGAATGGTGAACCAGGAATTCCCTCAGATCTATCCCAGACCGGGCTGGGTTGAACACGATCCGTACGATATTCTGGAATCCCAGGTGAGCGTGGTGAAAAAACTCCTGCGCAACCTGAACGTTGAGCCTCAACAGATAGCAGCGATCGGCATCACGAACCAGAGAGAAACGACGATCGTGTGGGACAAAAAAACCGGTAAACCCGTTTACAACGCAATCGTGTGGCAGTGCAGAAGGACGGCCGGTATGTGCGATGAGATCAAGGCGCAGGGTCTGACGGATGTGATAAGGAGTAAGACAGGTTTGGTTGTGGATGCGTACTTCTCTGCGACGAAGATTCAGTGGATCCTGAAGAACGTGCCAGGCATGATGGAGAAAGCGAAAAGAGGAGAGATCGCCTTCGGCACAGTCGACAGCTGGCTCATATGGAACCTCACAGGTGGCAAAGTGCACGCCACAGACGTTTCTAACGCTTCGAGGACGATGCTGTTCAACATAAACGATCTTTGCTGGGATGAAGAGCTTCTGGACATGTTCGGCGTGCCACGTTCCGTGCTGCCGGAAGTGTGCCCATCAAGTTATGTTTATGGTGTCACGGAAAAAGAGATCTTTGGGGTGGAGATACCTATCGCGGCGGATATAGGAGATCAACAGGCAGCGCTGTTCGGACAGATGTGCGTGCATCCGGGTACGATGAAGAACACCTACGGTACGGGATGCTTCATACTCATGAACATCGGCAACAAACCTGTGTTCTCCCGTTCCGGTCTGCTCACCACCGTTGCGTGGAAAGTGAAAGATGAGGTTTCCTACGCACTGGAAGGGAGCGTTTTCATCGCGGGAGCGGCCATACAGTGGCTCAGGAACGAACTCAGAATGATCGAGAGTGCTGCGGAAACTGAACAGCTCGCACTGAGTGTTCCAGATTCGGCAGGTGTCTATTTCGTTCCCGCGTTCGTCGGTCTGGGCGCACCGCACTGGGACATGTATGCAAGGGGTGCCATGTTCGGCCTGACGCGCGGTGCAAGGAAAGAACACATAGTCAGGGCCGTTTTAGAATCGATCGCGTACCAGACGAGGGACGTTGTCGAAGTGATGTGCGAAGAATGTGGCACCCAGTTGAAGACTCTGCGAGTCGACGGAGGGGCTTCGAAGAACAACTTCTTGATGCAGTTTCAGGCGGACATTCTGAACGTTCCTGTAGAAAGACCGAGAGTCAACGAGACCACGGCACTCGGCGCGGCGTACCTTGCGGGTCTGGCTGTGGGCTACTGGGAAAATTTGAGTCAGATCGAATCTCAATGGCAGCTGGACAGGAGGTTCGTTCCCAGTATGGATGAAGAACGAAGAGAGGAACTGTACAGAGGCTGGAAGAAAGCTGTGGAGCGTGCGAAGGGATGGTTGAAGGTATGA
- a CDS encoding TIGR00153 family protein has protein sequence MSWIVGKKELEIVNLVGEHLEKISETLLSLKNLLDAYLSAHTEHVDQLAEEVRKHEHEADVVRRRVEQIMYGGAFLPNFRGDLLGIIEAADKVANKAEYVADVLEIEKPYVPYSLHAELRALLDVSIETFEALKQAIKYLFEDLSRVTEFIEKTEMKEHEVDGIERGLLRKIFAITDISYGQKMHLKDLIRSIADIADRAEDCSDRVQVVSLKRRV, from the coding sequence ATGAGCTGGATAGTGGGCAAGAAAGAGCTTGAAATCGTGAACCTGGTTGGTGAACACCTTGAGAAAATAAGTGAAACGTTGCTGAGCCTGAAGAACCTTCTCGATGCTTATTTGTCGGCTCACACGGAGCACGTCGACCAGCTCGCTGAGGAAGTGCGAAAGCACGAGCATGAAGCAGACGTCGTGAGGAGAAGGGTCGAGCAGATCATGTACGGGGGCGCGTTCTTGCCAAACTTCAGGGGTGATCTGCTCGGAATCATCGAAGCTGCCGACAAGGTTGCCAACAAAGCCGAGTACGTCGCCGATGTGCTTGAGATTGAAAAACCGTACGTTCCATACTCGCTGCACGCGGAATTGAGGGCTTTGCTCGATGTGTCCATCGAGACGTTCGAAGCGCTCAAACAAGCTATAAAATATCTGTTCGAAGATTTGAGCCGGGTCACCGAGTTCATTGAGAAGACAGAGATGAAGGAACACGAAGTGGACGGGATAGAGAGGGGTTTACTCAGGAAAATATTTGCCATAACGGATATTTCCTACGGTCAGAAGATGCACCTGAAGGATCTGATCAGAAGCATCGCGGACATCGCCGACAGGGCCGAAGATTGTTCGGACAGAGTGCAAGTCGTGTCGCTCAAAAGGAGGGTGTAG